In Syntrophales bacterium, a single window of DNA contains:
- a CDS encoding flagellar hook capping FlgD N-terminal domain-containing protein: MSVTGVNGTGTSASTTSTTSTSSLGKEAFLQMLVAQLKYQDPMNPADGTEFASQLAQFSSLEQLTNLNKGIESLAMDTNSLQAVNLIGKTVVTDSLSGTVTAVSFQDGSVSLTLDNGEEVAFSDVTSVS; the protein is encoded by the coding sequence ATGAGCGTAACGGGCGTTAACGGAACCGGAACCAGCGCATCGACCACGTCGACCACGTCGACGTCGAGCCTGGGGAAGGAGGCGTTCCTCCAGATGCTGGTAGCCCAGCTGAAGTACCAGGATCCCATGAACCCGGCGGACGGAACGGAATTCGCGTCGCAGCTCGCCCAGTTTTCCAGCCTGGAGCAGCTCACCAACCTGAACAAAGGCATCGAGAGCCTGGCCATGGACACCAACAGCCTGCAGGCGGTCAATCTCATCGGAAAGACCGTTGTGACGGACAGCCTGTCGGGGACGGTGACGGCGGTGAGTTTCCAGGACGGCTCCGTTTCCCTGACCCTGGACAATGGAGAAGAAGTGGCCTTCAGCGACGTGACCTCCGTCTCGTAG
- a CDS encoding flagellar hook protein FlgE, with amino-acid sequence MSSSLWIGATGMTAVDKQLDVIGNNLANSSTVGYKSSGTQFSSMLSQTLSGGSGNMQVGQGVSVSAISTDFSQGSFQNTSSVTDMAIDGEGLFITRDTDSGLTYYTRNGAFTIDEDGYLVNSNSYRVQGNMFTSGAEIYNLGDINLEGIQSQPVTTTSVQVGANLNAQAATGDVFSVSQTVYGNDGAEYTMSINYTKTANPREWSIAGTLEDVNGNITNAAAIATLVTFNASGVVQTPAANVDFTFAGANIGTGGVISWDVTTAGVAKLTGYASDSAVSSVKANGYPAGSLNSISIGADGVITGAFSNGQTQKLARVMLADFANYGGLSKVGTYFVETDKSGAPLINNPGAGSLGNIQASSLEVSNTDVAAEFINMITAQRAYQACAKVVTTANDLLTVLMNIKQ; translated from the coding sequence ATGTCGAGTTCATTATGGATCGGGGCCACCGGGATGACGGCCGTGGACAAGCAGCTGGACGTCATCGGCAACAACCTGGCCAATTCCAGCACCGTTGGATACAAGTCAAGCGGCACCCAGTTTTCCAGCATGCTGAGCCAGACCCTCTCGGGCGGCTCCGGCAACATGCAGGTCGGCCAGGGGGTGAGCGTGTCGGCGATCTCCACTGATTTCAGCCAGGGGTCCTTCCAGAACACCTCCAGCGTCACCGATATGGCGATCGACGGCGAGGGGCTCTTCATCACCCGGGATACCGACAGCGGCCTGACGTATTATACCCGGAACGGCGCCTTCACCATCGACGAGGACGGCTACCTGGTGAATTCCAACAGCTACCGGGTCCAGGGCAACATGTTCACCAGCGGGGCGGAGATCTACAACCTGGGGGACATCAACCTCGAGGGCATCCAGTCGCAGCCGGTGACGACCACGTCCGTCCAGGTCGGCGCCAACCTCAATGCCCAGGCGGCGACGGGCGACGTCTTCAGCGTCAGCCAGACGGTCTACGGCAACGACGGTGCGGAATACACCATGTCCATCAACTACACGAAGACGGCCAACCCCCGGGAGTGGAGCATTGCCGGCACCCTGGAGGACGTGAACGGAAACATCACCAACGCCGCCGCCATCGCGACGCTGGTCACCTTCAATGCGAGCGGCGTCGTGCAGACGCCCGCTGCGAACGTCGACTTCACCTTTGCCGGCGCGAACATCGGCACCGGCGGGGTCATCAGCTGGGACGTGACGACGGCGGGCGTCGCAAAGCTCACCGGGTACGCCAGCGACTCGGCCGTCTCGAGCGTCAAGGCCAACGGGTACCCGGCGGGCTCCCTCAACAGCATCTCCATCGGGGCGGACGGCGTGATCACAGGGGCCTTCAGCAACGGCCAGACCCAGAAGCTGGCCCGGGTCATGCTGGCGGACTTCGCGAACTACGGCGGCCTGAGCAAGGTCGGCACCTACTTCGTGGAGACCGACAAGTCCGGGGCGCCGCTGATCAACAATCCCGGGGCCGGGAGCCTCGGGAACATCCAGGCGAGCTCCCTGGAGGTGTCCAACACCGACGTGGCCGCCGAGT
- a CDS encoding flagellar hook-length control protein FliK, producing MTPAATQMMTFPIGETPFFREGSMPAGAPVKSPDGFTAVGKDRASRPAASMEPSFSRILAEQTAEPKQAADGEEKAAITGHGYAEPVVHETEENTGKASDGEKTESVPTDALALLQAQPVIPPVPLPAGQAEEMEPGIGTTGTVPFTDSSNSSGPDATGKIFPAPPVAGGMPAPVEMAGPGTMTDDQAAAATVDQRPLDTLSGLTGMESEEVMESAAQGPATKNSHAAGLTARFYSDSDLRPAEENVPAAGPGKVENPSVPKHHAARATGPVEGEEATEMFRSAAVEKGMAPADADAVAGTKEMNRPARNDAKMNEGQPAGSPSRVAGDGLESAESAAAPAGRRTAGPVGSQAAASTGVVKDGVRTKGISSSGPFDVRRTESDSAQAAAKGQKSRLMDASQAKQSTPDSPSPVFRETAEQVSPSGVEKAVTGNSGEAQGALAAAKPPSSSAGSFSEALRDPSAAVPRQAHEAWAAAAEKHGTDGGRVRIILSPDHLGTLDMDVRVRREAVEIMMSVQREESLHTLRGHASDLKAALSDQGLRVESLSLQTSGRDLQSNGGSSGGYGGLYDGRNTNESGGHGSGTGRQHGESGAAAPQAAGTASRKIATDGISIFA from the coding sequence CCCGTAAAATCTCCGGACGGCTTTACGGCTGTCGGGAAAGACCGGGCCTCGCGTCCGGCCGCATCCATGGAGCCTTCTTTCTCCCGCATTCTCGCCGAGCAGACGGCGGAGCCGAAACAGGCGGCCGATGGAGAAGAAAAGGCCGCGATCACCGGTCACGGCTATGCGGAGCCCGTCGTTCACGAAACGGAAGAAAACACCGGGAAGGCCTCCGACGGGGAAAAGACCGAATCCGTCCCAACGGATGCCCTTGCCCTTCTCCAGGCCCAGCCCGTCATCCCACCCGTTCCGCTCCCCGCCGGGCAGGCGGAGGAAATGGAACCAGGAATCGGGACGACAGGGACGGTTCCCTTCACGGACTCCTCCAATTCTTCCGGACCGGATGCCACCGGGAAAATTTTTCCCGCTCCGCCGGTTGCCGGGGGAATGCCCGCCCCCGTCGAAATGGCAGGTCCCGGGACCATGACGGACGATCAGGCCGCAGCCGCAACCGTGGACCAGAGACCCCTCGACACCCTTTCCGGCCTGACCGGGATGGAGTCGGAGGAGGTCATGGAATCGGCCGCTCAAGGACCCGCGACGAAGAATTCCCATGCCGCCGGGTTGACGGCCCGGTTCTACAGCGACTCCGACCTCCGGCCGGCTGAAGAGAACGTTCCGGCCGCGGGACCCGGAAAAGTTGAAAATCCTTCTGTTCCGAAGCACCACGCCGCCCGGGCGACCGGCCCGGTTGAAGGCGAGGAGGCAACGGAGATGTTCCGCTCCGCCGCGGTTGAAAAGGGCATGGCCCCCGCGGACGCAGATGCGGTCGCCGGGACGAAGGAAATGAATCGGCCCGCGCGGAACGATGCAAAGATGAATGAAGGACAGCCGGCCGGCTCCCCCTCCCGCGTGGCGGGAGACGGGCTGGAGAGCGCTGAATCCGCTGCCGCCCCGGCAGGCCGGCGTACGGCCGGTCCGGTCGGATCCCAGGCGGCTGCAAGCACCGGCGTTGTGAAAGACGGAGTCCGGACGAAGGGCATCTCTTCCTCCGGCCCCTTCGATGTGCGCCGGACGGAATCAGACTCTGCCCAGGCGGCTGCAAAAGGACAGAAAAGCAGGCTGATGGACGCCTCCCAGGCGAAACAGTCCACCCCGGACTCCCCGTCCCCGGTGTTCCGGGAAACGGCGGAGCAGGTTTCACCATCGGGCGTCGAGAAGGCAGTCACCGGTAACTCCGGGGAAGCGCAGGGAGCCCTGGCGGCCGCGAAGCCTCCGTCCTCCTCCGCGGGATCCTTTTCGGAGGCCCTTCGCGATCCGTCCGCGGCTGTCCCGAGACAGGCCCACGAAGCCTGGGCGGCGGCTGCCGAGAAACATGGAACCGACGGGGGACGGGTTCGTATCATTCTCTCGCCGGACCACCTCGGGACTCTGGACATGGACGTGAGGGTCCGGAGGGAAGCCGTGGAGATCATGATGTCGGTCCAGCGGGAGGAGTCGCTTCACACCCTGCGGGGACACGCCTCGGATCTCAAGGCGGCGCTCTCCGACCAGGGACTCCGGGTGGAGTCGCTTTCCCTGCAGACCTCGGGTCGGGACCTCCAGTCGAACGGCGGGTCTTCCGGGGGATACGGCGGGCTCTACGACGGCCGGAACACGAATGAGTCGGGCGGCCATGGGTCAGGGACCGGCCGGCAGCACGGAGAATCCGGAGCCGCGGCTCCTCAGGCCGCCGGGACGGCTTCACGGAAGATCGCCACGGACGGCATCAGCATCTTTGCCTGA